A single window of Nicotiana sylvestris chromosome 3, ASM39365v2, whole genome shotgun sequence DNA harbors:
- the LOC138887719 gene encoding uncharacterized protein: MDGKPWFHDIKEYLARGEYPEQANHTQKRMLRRLSNHFFQRGGTLYRRTLDLGLLRYVDAKEAFRLLEEIHAGTCGPHMNDFVLAKKILKAKYFWMIMETDCIRYVQQCHQCKVHADMIKGPPKELNATSAPWPFAAWGMDVIGSKEGNQIKVAGLKGLQRVDSVWVARMKSFVILIREH; this comes from the exons atggatggaaaaccttggttccatgacatcaaagaatatttggcgagaggagaatatccagagcaggcaaaccatactcagaaacgcatGTTGCGGAggctgtccaatcacttcttccaacgcggagggaccctgtatagaagaactcttGATCTGGGGCTGTTAAGGTATGTTGATGCAAAGGAAGCTTTCAGATTGCTCGAGGagatacatgccggaacttgtggaccacatatgaatgattttgttctagccaagaagatactcaaaGCTAAATATTTTTGGATGATCATGGAAACAGATTGCATTCGGTACGTACAGCAATGCCACCAGTGCaaggtacatgcagacatgataaagggaCCACCAAaagagctcaatgcaacaagtgcaccttggccttttgctgcctggggaatggatgtcatcg gTTCCAAAGAAGGTAATCAAATAAAGGTAGCCGGCttaaagggtttgcaaagggttgatagtgtttgggtagcgagaatgaaatcCTTTGTCATCCTAATTAGAGAGCATTAA